Proteins encoded together in one Miscanthus floridulus cultivar M001 chromosome 16, ASM1932011v1, whole genome shotgun sequence window:
- the LOC136514361 gene encoding putative transcription factor bHLH107, whose amino-acid sequence MATTTSQPFQEGKQHLPLHHGGRALPSVYGGTALRPASSAPPPLPRLEMPSSSRRSQTEAQQALRIHSEAERRRRERINAHLATLRRMIPDARQMDKATLLARVVCQLKDLKKKSAETTTQPPLATIPAEANGIAVHCYTGEAAVTGYGYGRPPRATYVRASVSCDDRPGLHADLAAAFRAMRLRLLRADVAALGGRAQCDFLLCRDEGGGVVTSAGGGGRVLRALEEGVRQALARAAFPETTPYGCKRH is encoded by the exons ATGGCTACTACTACGAGCCAACCGTTTCAAGAAGGGAAGCAGCACCTGCCCCTGCACCATGGTGGCCGTGCTCTTCCTTCAGTGTACGGAGGAACGGCTCTGCGGCCGGCCAGCTCGGCGCCGCCGCCTCTGCCCAGGCTGGAGATGCCGTCGTCGTCGAGGAGGTCCCAGACGGAGGCGCAGCAGGCCCTCAGGATCCACAGCGAGGCCGAGAGGCGGCGGCGGGAGAGGATCAATGCTCATCTCGCCACGCTGAGGAGAATGATCCCTGATGCTAGGCAG ATGGACAAGGCCACCTTGCTAGCCCGGGTGGTTTGCCAACTCAAGGACCTCAAGAAGAAATCGGCCGAAACCACCACGCAGCCACCACTAGCCACTATCCCCGCGGAGGCCAACGGGATCGCCGTCCACTGCTACACCGGCGAGGCCGCCGTCACCGGCTACGGCTACGGGAGGCCGCCGCGGGCGACGTACGTCAGGGCCTCGGTCAGCTGCGACGACCGCCCTGGACTCCACGCCGACCTCGCCGCCGCGTTCCGCGCCATGAGGCTGAGGCTGCTGAGAGCGGACGTGGCCGCCCTGGGAGGCAGGGCTCAGTGCGACTTCCTGCTGTGCAGAGACGAGGGCGGCGGCGTGGTGAcgagcgccggcggcggcggccgcgtgcTGAGGGCTCTCGAGGAGGGCGTCAGGCAGGCGCTGGCCAGGGCTGCGTTCCCGGAGACGACGCCGTACGGATGCAAACGCCACTAG